One part of the Orenia metallireducens genome encodes these proteins:
- a CDS encoding undecaprenyl diphosphate synthase family protein, which produces MRIPNHIGIIPDGNRRWAVNQGLSKKDGYTYGLAPGLEIFKLCQEVGVKELTYYGFTMDNTKRRSEQTQAFTKACIESVKLMTKEDCSLLVLGNTDSNMFPQELLPYTKRINFGKGGMKVNILVNYGWHWDLSGLNEKSIKENSKKGIISSLKSKDISRIDLIIRWGNRRRLSGFLPAQSVYSDFYIVDNYWPDFKAQHFYDALNWYDNQDITLGG; this is translated from the coding sequence ATGAGAATTCCAAATCATATCGGTATTATACCTGACGGCAATAGACGATGGGCTGTAAATCAAGGTTTATCTAAAAAGGATGGATATACATATGGGCTTGCTCCAGGATTAGAAATCTTTAAACTATGCCAAGAGGTAGGAGTAAAAGAATTGACATATTACGGTTTTACTATGGATAATACTAAACGCCGTTCGGAACAGACTCAAGCCTTTACTAAAGCTTGTATTGAATCAGTTAAATTAATGACTAAAGAAGACTGTTCTTTATTGGTTTTAGGGAATACAGACTCTAATATGTTTCCTCAGGAACTATTGCCTTATACTAAAAGAATAAATTTTGGAAAAGGTGGAATGAAGGTTAATATCTTAGTTAATTATGGATGGCACTGGGATTTAAGTGGTTTAAATGAAAAGAGTATAAAAGAAAATTCTAAAAAGGGAATAATCAGCTCTTTAAAATCTAAAGATATATCTAGAATTGACTTAATAATTCGCTGGGGAAATCGGCGTAGGTTAAGCGGATTCTTACCAGCACAATCAGTCTACTCAGACTTTTATATTGTTGATAATTATTGGCCAGATTTTAAAGCTCAACACTTTTATGATGCCCTTAACTGGTATGATAATCAAGATATAACTTTAGGGGGATAA